The Oxobacter pfennigii genome has a segment encoding these proteins:
- a CDS encoding TetR/AcrR family transcriptional regulator, with product MNNLNKKSNTENRRKLIEAAKKLFYEQGYKATTLAQISNESKVNNGLITYYFGSKADLASEIMTEYMLELRNSIAKQLYIREKSYSLDIGIAVENRVNLLLKLQNPKLLNFDIESSKEIQTYKDINPRRDHFYALQKRLINPNISDLNLRFYEVCGISVTRSLGEAYASGFLKCDVEEIADYAIRMLFHMLELPVYQIEALVEQSRFLAQRINIKIGQNFEVISETY from the coding sequence ATGAATAATTTAAATAAGAAATCCAACACTGAAAACAGAAGAAAATTGATTGAAGCTGCAAAGAAGCTTTTTTATGAGCAGGGGTATAAGGCCACCACTCTGGCACAAATAAGTAATGAGTCCAAGGTTAACAACGGACTCATTACCTATTATTTCGGTTCAAAGGCAGACCTGGCTTCCGAGATTATGACCGAATATATGCTGGAGCTTCGCAATTCCATTGCGAAGCAGCTGTATATAAGAGAAAAATCCTACAGCCTTGATATAGGCATTGCTGTAGAAAACCGAGTCAATCTTCTTTTGAAACTGCAAAATCCAAAGCTTTTAAATTTTGATATTGAAAGCTCAAAAGAAATTCAAACCTATAAGGATATAAACCCAAGAAGGGACCATTTTTATGCTCTTCAAAAACGCCTCATAAATCCCAATATATCTGATTTGAATTTGAGATTTTATGAGGTTTGCGGCATAAGCGTAACAAGATCCCTCGGCGAGGCCTATGCTTCCGGTTTCTTAAAATGCGATGTCGAGGAAATCGCCGATTATGCCATCAGGATGTTGTTTCATATGCTGGAGCTTCCCGTATATCAGATAGAAGCCTTGGTTGAACAGTCAAGATTCTTGGCTCAGCGCATCAATATAAAAATAGGACAAAATTTCGAAGTTATATCCGAAACATACTAA
- a CDS encoding MFS transporter, whose translation MDNLVKETNTNDRQEKRDKLTRNLYSLPAFGSAASMAFFSSYLGMLFTDIYMIPVVLSGVLEMMRSLIGWLFGPTFGIFLDRVTLKIGKYWPWVLAGTIGTNVLTVITFVLPSMTDTPQKFAFLVFVLGILIALFTPLLSISLVSFYPRLSSDPKVRSYLAIGQKVGRDGGKTIWGLIVPVLLVHYTKAGGSDAAGWASTAYVIGAFTIILNAGYAFILKGSSIEKEAIAAKYDANTKKKPQIPLSAMLKGIVTNKALLSMFLFLSIHKIYYFFQILTASYFFKYVTQDFSSMGTFMLSFNLCAVVGAVFGVVWVKIFKDSKKAFVAGGVVHIIILGYMTLFYKGMSTGVFIIVAGAASFFAGVIEAYLMPMFAAASDWGMWKTGVRSDGISMAVFSLCITVATFFSTLIRTALLAAAGYDGAAYAQGAMPNEAVLNVIGNFQTLYPFILGIVAFGIVLFFYPMDDKKLAKIKEEIDAGRVGELANKDAINIA comes from the coding sequence ATGGATAATTTAGTAAAAGAAACTAATACCAATGACCGGCAAGAGAAAAGGGATAAGCTGACCAGAAACTTATACAGCCTGCCTGCTTTCGGCTCGGCAGCCAGCATGGCATTTTTTTCTTCATATCTTGGAATGCTTTTCACGGACATTTATATGATCCCAGTAGTTTTATCGGGGGTGCTGGAAATGATGAGGTCATTGATCGGATGGTTATTCGGCCCCACTTTCGGAATTTTCTTAGACAGGGTAACTTTAAAGATAGGAAAATATTGGCCCTGGGTTTTAGCAGGTACCATAGGCACAAATGTACTGACAGTTATAACCTTTGTATTGCCTTCAATGACGGACACACCTCAAAAATTTGCTTTTCTGGTATTTGTACTTGGCATATTGATAGCATTATTCACTCCACTGCTCTCTATTTCCTTAGTATCCTTTTACCCCAGATTGTCTTCCGACCCTAAAGTAAGATCCTATCTTGCAATAGGTCAAAAAGTAGGTCGTGACGGCGGAAAAACCATATGGGGCTTGATCGTCCCGGTGCTTTTGGTACATTACACCAAGGCAGGCGGTTCAGATGCTGCTGGATGGGCATCAACGGCATATGTAATCGGCGCCTTTACAATTATTCTTAACGCCGGGTATGCATTTATATTAAAGGGCTCATCCATTGAAAAAGAAGCAATTGCAGCAAAATATGATGCAAATACAAAGAAAAAACCTCAGATCCCCTTGTCAGCCATGTTAAAAGGTATAGTAACAAATAAAGCACTCCTTTCGATGTTCTTATTTCTTTCTATTCACAAGATTTATTACTTCTTTCAGATTCTCACAGCTTCTTATTTCTTTAAGTATGTGACGCAAGACTTTTCTTCCATGGGAACATTCATGCTGTCCTTCAACCTCTGTGCAGTGGTAGGAGCGGTATTCGGAGTAGTGTGGGTAAAGATATTCAAGGATTCCAAAAAGGCATTTGTGGCAGGAGGCGTAGTCCACATAATCATTTTAGGTTATATGACATTATTTTATAAAGGCATGTCAACAGGTGTCTTTATTATAGTTGCAGGAGCTGCTAGCTTCTTTGCCGGAGTAATAGAAGCTTATCTTATGCCAATGTTTGCCGCAGCCTCTGACTGGGGAATGTGGAAGACCGGTGTCAGGTCTGACGGTATCAGCATGGCTGTATTTTCATTGTGCATAACCGTTGCCACCTTTTTCTCAACCCTTATAAGAACAGCTCTTCTTGCGGCAGCAGGATATGACGGCGCAGCCTATGCACAGGGAGCAATGCCAAATGAAGCAGTTTTGAATGTCATTGGAAACTTTCAGACCTTATATCCCTTCATACTGGGCATAGTGGCCTTTGGCATAGTATTGTTCTTCTATCCAATGGATGATAAAAAGCTTGCAAAAATAAAGGAAGAGATAGATGCAGGCAGAGTAGGAGAACTTGCCAATAAGGATGCCATTAATATTGCATAA
- a CDS encoding uroporphyrinogen decarboxylase family protein has protein sequence MNCDVLDVLTETSQDKNQNFIDVYEGRIPKRIPMSVGVDGAAAIEYAGLNLILDQYSAEKMIEAIDFTNGLFDTDTLVGFSNRLPSFYKMLGAKNYQMGADGYMQHPNVYGMEPEDYDDLIKDPVKVCWEKVLPRFYDELAKPYPYNVIAITKMQSSMQSIMSKVGPAMAKLSAKYNKTTQNFMAGRTRAPFDLLADTFRSFTGVSSDIRRYPEKVLAAVEALYPLCLKLGMPKAKPSRTVLVGIALHMPTYMREKDFQKFWWPTYKRQVEEYVNAGYNVSMFCEENWMRYLDYLYELPAGCELQFEYGDPKVIKEKLGKKHIIQGLFPMSILRTGTVEDTIRTAKEYIDILAPGGNYIFGMDKSILRAKDAKIENLQALIRTVKEYGRY, from the coding sequence TTGAATTGTGATGTATTAGATGTATTAACAGAAACCTCACAGGATAAGAATCAGAATTTTATCGATGTCTATGAAGGAAGAATTCCTAAAAGGATACCAATGTCCGTCGGTGTTGACGGCGCAGCAGCAATTGAGTATGCAGGGCTGAACCTGATTTTAGATCAGTACAGCGCCGAAAAAATGATTGAAGCCATAGACTTCACTAACGGACTTTTTGATACAGATACATTGGTTGGCTTTTCAAACAGGCTGCCTTCATTTTATAAAATGCTGGGTGCTAAAAACTATCAGATGGGTGCAGACGGCTACATGCAGCATCCCAATGTCTACGGCATGGAGCCGGAGGATTACGATGATTTGATTAAAGATCCGGTAAAGGTTTGCTGGGAAAAGGTGCTGCCAAGATTCTACGATGAGCTGGCAAAACCATATCCATACAATGTTATTGCCATAACCAAAATGCAGAGCTCAATGCAATCAATTATGAGCAAGGTTGGTCCTGCCATGGCGAAGCTGTCGGCTAAATACAACAAAACCACCCAGAACTTCATGGCAGGAAGGACAAGGGCTCCTTTTGATTTATTGGCAGATACCTTCAGATCATTTACGGGCGTAAGCTCTGATATAAGAAGATATCCGGAAAAGGTTTTAGCTGCCGTTGAAGCCTTGTATCCGCTATGCCTAAAGCTTGGAATGCCAAAGGCAAAACCTTCAAGGACTGTGCTTGTTGGTATAGCACTTCACATGCCTACATACATGAGGGAAAAGGACTTTCAGAAATTCTGGTGGCCTACTTACAAGAGGCAGGTAGAGGAGTATGTCAATGCCGGATATAATGTTTCCATGTTCTGCGAGGAAAACTGGATGCGATACCTTGATTATTTATACGAGCTTCCGGCAGGCTGTGAGCTTCAGTTTGAATACGGAGACCCAAAAGTTATAAAAGAAAAGCTAGGCAAGAAGCATATAATTCAAGGCTTGTTCCCAATGTCAATATTAAGGACAGGAACGGTGGAAGATACGATACGGACTGCCAAGGAGTATATTGATATACTGGCTCCCGGCGGGAACTATATTTTCGGCATGGATAAGAGCATATTAAGGGCAAAGGATGCCAAGATAGAAAACCTGCAGGCCCTAATAAGAACCGTCAAGGAATACGGCAGGTATTAA
- a CDS encoding sensor histidine kinase yields the protein MNINKLHLKWKVFLFLSGFCVLLLTILWMFQTVFLDSFYRNIKIMQIKSGANSIVDNIDNKNLSELITGISKDFNVNIEVIDEKGHILYLSDVLNDSVIFKMSDLDRLALILGAQNQKGEFYEYVTVQPPRRPGRNEGFTGRLPFHEERAMQSLIYVKLAVDSSGQNIAVFMESVITPLNATVQTLRYQLYFITVIMIILATILALIIAKQVSKPIEEINKSAKELAKGNYGIHFDGKGFLEVSELSNTLNTAAHELKKVEDLRQELLANISHDLRTPLSLIYGYAEVMHDFPDEITKEQTQIIMDETQRLSSLVNDVLDISKMESGMQKIDKVPFNLTKRVKETIERIAELTRKDGYQFNFKYEEEVMVFADEISIIQAFYNLLVNAINYTGEDKVIEVDQVISNETVRIGVSDTGNGIASEDLPYIWDRYYKVDKKHKRAVTGTGLGLSIVKKIMGLHDGSYGVESQNGQGSTFWFSLKYEKIM from the coding sequence ATGAATATAAACAAACTGCACTTAAAGTGGAAAGTATTTTTATTTTTGTCCGGTTTTTGTGTCCTTCTTCTAACGATTTTATGGATGTTTCAAACGGTTTTTTTAGATTCCTTTTACAGGAATATTAAAATAATGCAGATAAAAAGCGGTGCCAATTCCATAGTTGATAATATAGACAATAAAAATCTTTCAGAGCTTATCACCGGCATATCCAAGGACTTTAACGTAAATATAGAAGTCATTGATGAAAAGGGCCATATTTTGTATCTGTCCGATGTACTAAATGACAGTGTGATTTTCAAGATGTCGGATTTGGATAGGCTGGCTTTGATTTTAGGCGCTCAGAATCAAAAGGGTGAATTTTATGAATATGTGACTGTACAGCCGCCCCGCCGCCCCGGGAGGAACGAGGGCTTTACAGGAAGGCTGCCTTTTCATGAAGAGCGAGCCATGCAATCCCTTATATATGTAAAACTGGCAGTTGATTCCTCAGGGCAAAATATAGCTGTTTTTATGGAATCTGTTATCACCCCTTTAAATGCTACAGTCCAGACCTTAAGGTATCAGCTTTATTTTATCACCGTCATTATGATAATACTTGCAACCATACTGGCTTTGATTATAGCAAAACAGGTATCAAAGCCCATAGAGGAAATAAATAAAAGTGCTAAAGAGCTTGCAAAGGGAAATTACGGTATACATTTTGACGGCAAAGGATTCCTTGAGGTAAGCGAACTTTCAAATACCTTAAATACCGCAGCCCACGAACTAAAAAAGGTGGAAGACTTGCGTCAGGAACTGCTGGCAAATATTTCTCATGACCTTAGAACCCCCTTAAGCCTTATATACGGCTATGCCGAAGTTATGCATGATTTTCCAGATGAAATAACAAAAGAGCAGACGCAGATTATAATGGATGAAACTCAAAGGCTTAGTTCACTGGTTAACGATGTGCTGGACATTTCAAAAATGGAATCGGGGATGCAAAAGATAGACAAGGTTCCGTTCAATCTAACAAAAAGGGTAAAAGAGACAATAGAGAGAATTGCCGAGCTTACAAGAAAAGACGGCTATCAGTTTAATTTTAAATATGAAGAAGAGGTCATGGTATTTGCCGATGAAATCAGCATAATTCAGGCCTTTTACAACCTCCTTGTCAATGCTATTAACTACACCGGTGAAGATAAGGTTATTGAAGTTGACCAGGTTATATCAAATGAAACCGTGAGAATTGGAGTTTCCGATACGGGTAATGGAATTGCATCTGAGGATTTGCCTTATATCTGGGACAGGTATTATAAAGTTGATAAAAAACATAAGAGAGCAGTGACGGGAACGGGACTGGGGTTATCTATTGTTAAAAAGATAATGGGCTTACATGACGGAAGCTATGGCGTAGAGTCTCAAAATGGACAGGGCAGCACTTTCTGGTTCAGTCTGAAATATGAAAAGATAATGTAG
- a CDS encoding DUF4956 domain-containing protein, which translates to MLDMLFSNSVSESLTFNGTIAIIISALLLGVFISLVYMYTHKKEEYNKNFTVTLIMLPAIIAMIILLIGNNVARAFSLAGAFSLIRFRSAPGDSKDIAYVFFTLGTGLACGMGYIGYAALFAFVLCLVMIILNKTNFGGRNNKYMRLKILVPEDMEYEGAFEEILNEYTSTFELYKIKTAEYGTLFELSYNVVLKDMKNSKRFMDKLRCKNGNLNIALQVINYDNASSF; encoded by the coding sequence ATGTTGGATATGTTATTTTCAAATTCAGTCAGCGAATCCCTTACATTCAATGGAACAATAGCCATTATAATAAGCGCACTTTTGCTGGGAGTATTTATAAGCCTGGTGTATATGTATACACATAAAAAAGAAGAATACAACAAGAATTTTACAGTCACCCTTATAATGCTCCCTGCCATTATAGCTATGATTATACTATTGATAGGCAACAATGTGGCGAGAGCTTTCAGCCTTGCAGGCGCTTTCAGCCTGATACGTTTCAGAAGTGCTCCCGGAGATTCCAAGGATATAGCATATGTATTTTTTACTCTGGGCACAGGCTTGGCCTGCGGGATGGGGTATATAGGCTATGCAGCCCTTTTTGCCTTCGTACTGTGCCTTGTGATGATAATTCTTAATAAAACCAATTTTGGCGGAAGAAATAATAAGTACATGAGGCTGAAAATCCTTGTTCCCGAGGATATGGAGTATGAGGGTGCCTTTGAAGAAATATTGAATGAGTACACAAGCACCTTTGAATTATATAAAATAAAAACAGCAGAGTATGGCACTCTCTTTGAATTATCCTATAATGTAGTTTTAAAGGATATGAAGAATTCCAAGCGCTTCATGGACAAATTAAGATGCAAAAACGGCAATTTAAACATTGCTCTGCAGGTGATTAATTATGATAATGCTTCATCTTTCTGA
- a CDS encoding GNAT family N-acetyltransferase: MDENILIRMASSKDAKEILDIYAPYIRDTAITFEYDVPTVDEFAQRIKDTLKMYPYIVAIKDGNIAGYAYASEFKKRAAYDWAVETSIYLKQGYSGKGLGKKLYLALEEILKKQNIINLNACIAYASAEDAHLGNTSMKFHEHLGYKLTGHFNKCGYKFGTWYDIIWMEKIIGEHFENPAPVIPITQLKVF; the protein is encoded by the coding sequence ATGGACGAAAATATTTTAATAAGAATGGCATCTTCAAAGGATGCAAAGGAAATTTTGGATATTTATGCTCCTTATATAAGGGATACTGCCATCACCTTTGAATATGATGTGCCCACAGTTGATGAATTTGCACAAAGGATTAAAGACACTTTGAAAATGTATCCTTATATAGTTGCAATAAAAGATGGCAATATAGCAGGTTATGCCTATGCCTCTGAATTTAAAAAGAGAGCTGCCTATGACTGGGCAGTTGAAACCTCCATATATTTAAAGCAGGGTTACAGCGGCAAAGGTCTGGGCAAAAAACTGTATCTTGCCTTGGAGGAAATTCTAAAAAAGCAGAATATAATAAACTTAAATGCCTGTATAGCTTATGCATCGGCTGAGGATGCCCATCTTGGCAATACCAGCATGAAGTTTCATGAGCATTTGGGATATAAATTGACAGGTCATTTTAATAAATGCGGCTATAAATTTGGTACCTGGTACGATATTATCTGGATGGAGAAAATTATCGGAGAGCACTTTGAAAATCCTGCGCCTGTAATACCCATAACTCAGCTGAAGGTATTTTAA
- a CDS encoding MFS transporter, with amino-acid sequence MNKQKIRAAILAISSVVMITLIASAVLADIAAQFPNIDKSVIQMVLTIPSLVGMVISLMSGPLSSRVSKKSLVLYGLVLALAGGFLALVFGKVNIYILLFSSVLVGISSGINGTLTMSLIADYFTGDERSSLMGLQSAFVNGGSMVILFISAMLAGIQWNYAYLVYIILIPVIFIVAKNLPDDKPVKADKSENNSSDKLSTTVYYICFILFLFSTLLGIFQTNIAMFISDNNLGDASTTGLVNSVMTGAGAFTGVIYGRLKKLLKNYVMAVSIGATALGMLLIYTSGSLPSIFIAGILSGFGLSTMMPTAMFTVSAVTSPAKNATAIAITNAASSIGMFISPLIVNPIVNKLFNGAEEIKFLFAAAGLIIVAAIYIFVNIGMGKKAAQPAME; translated from the coding sequence ATGAATAAACAAAAAATAAGAGCAGCAATATTAGCAATTTCATCAGTCGTTATGATTACACTGATTGCATCAGCAGTCCTCGCAGACATTGCAGCCCAATTTCCCAATATAGACAAATCGGTTATACAAATGGTTCTTACTATACCTTCCCTTGTAGGAATGGTGATATCCTTGATGTCAGGCCCTTTATCATCAAGAGTATCTAAAAAATCGCTGGTGCTCTATGGCTTGGTTCTGGCATTGGCAGGCGGATTTTTAGCCCTTGTTTTTGGTAAAGTGAATATCTATATACTGCTTTTTTCCAGTGTATTGGTAGGTATATCCAGCGGCATAAACGGCACTTTAACTATGTCTCTCATTGCCGATTATTTTACAGGCGATGAGCGCAGTTCATTAATGGGGCTGCAGTCAGCCTTTGTAAACGGCGGAAGTATGGTAATACTCTTTATATCTGCTATGCTGGCAGGAATTCAATGGAACTATGCATATCTAGTATACATCATATTAATCCCGGTAATTTTTATTGTAGCTAAGAACCTTCCGGATGATAAACCCGTTAAAGCAGATAAATCCGAAAATAACAGCAGTGACAAATTAAGCACAACGGTGTACTATATATGCTTTATATTGTTCCTGTTTTCCACCCTTTTAGGTATATTCCAGACCAATATCGCAATGTTTATAAGCGATAACAATTTAGGCGATGCTTCAACAACAGGTTTGGTAAACTCCGTTATGACAGGAGCAGGAGCTTTCACAGGAGTAATTTACGGAAGACTTAAAAAATTGCTTAAAAACTATGTAATGGCAGTGTCAATAGGTGCAACTGCATTGGGAATGCTCCTTATATATACTTCCGGCAGCCTTCCCTCAATATTTATAGCAGGCATACTGTCAGGCTTCGGGCTTTCGACCATGATGCCGACAGCCATGTTTACTGTTTCCGCAGTTACATCGCCTGCTAAAAATGCTACTGCTATTGCAATTACAAATGCAGCCAGCAGCATAGGAATGTTTATATCACCTTTAATAGTAAACCCAATTGTCAATAAGCTATTCAATGGAGCTGAAGAAATAAAATTCTTATTTGCAGCTGCAGGGTTAATTATTGTGGCAGCAATATATATATTTGTAAATATAGGGATGGGCAAGAAAGCCGCACAGCCGGCCATGGAATAA
- a CDS encoding response regulator transcription factor, producing MAKVLICDDESALRSVLKRYAIFEGHEVFEAGDGMEAVEMCQKIQFDLIIMDIMMPDLDGFSAVRRIKEFGDVPVLMLSAKGEEYDKLRGFELGIDDYVVKPFSSKEVMMRVNAILRRAAKSAVQEEKDDHEIFIKDGFEADMTAYRVFIDGRQVNLAPKEYDLLFFLIRNKNIAVAREKLLDEVWGYDYYGDARTLDTHIKLLRHSLGSYAGLITTIRGVGYRFEG from the coding sequence ATGGCTAAAGTTTTAATATGTGATGATGAAAGCGCCTTAAGATCCGTTTTAAAAAGGTATGCCATATTTGAAGGCCATGAAGTTTTCGAAGCCGGCGACGGTATGGAAGCCGTTGAAATGTGCCAAAAAATTCAGTTTGATTTAATCATTATGGACATAATGATGCCTGACCTGGACGGTTTTTCCGCAGTGAGACGGATAAAAGAGTTTGGGGATGTGCCTGTACTCATGCTTTCTGCAAAAGGAGAGGAATATGACAAGCTTCGGGGATTTGAACTTGGAATAGATGATTATGTGGTAAAACCATTTTCTTCAAAAGAGGTCATGATGCGTGTAAATGCCATATTAAGGAGAGCTGCTAAATCAGCTGTACAGGAAGAAAAGGACGATCATGAAATTTTTATAAAAGACGGCTTTGAAGCTGATATGACTGCTTACAGGGTATTTATAGATGGCAGGCAGGTTAATCTGGCACCAAAGGAATATGACCTTCTTTTTTTCTTAATACGCAATAAAAATATCGCTGTAGCAAGAGAGAAACTTCTAGATGAGGTATGGGGTTACGATTACTATGGAGATGCCAGAACCCTCGATACCCATATAAAGCTTTTAAGGCATTCATTGGGTTCATATGCCGGACTAATCACTACGATACGCGGTGTGGGATACAGATTTGAGGGATAA
- a CDS encoding polyphosphate polymerase domain-containing protein produces the protein MSIKTFKRKEIKYRINFEQFEALCKVLEEYMVPDKYCRDNKSYTIYNLYFDTEDDEIIKHSISKPYFKEKLRLRTYEMPTEGSDKVFFELKKKIGGTVAKRRATIPYDAAMKFINTGIYSETDNYLDRQVLEEIKEFLRINDAKPKVFISYERIAFFDKQNKDFRVSFDRNILTRRDNLNFTGGNFGSKLIDDDEYIMEIKLGSSIPLWLCRCLSEMKVFSTSFSKYGNEYKRYIKKIDFQGVI, from the coding sequence ATGTCAATCAAAACTTTTAAAAGAAAAGAAATAAAATACCGGATTAATTTTGAGCAGTTTGAAGCCTTATGCAAGGTACTTGAAGAGTATATGGTTCCGGATAAATATTGCCGGGATAATAAAAGCTATACCATATATAACCTGTATTTTGACACAGAGGATGATGAAATTATAAAGCATTCCATAAGCAAGCCGTATTTCAAGGAAAAATTGAGGCTCAGGACATATGAAATGCCGACAGAAGGCAGTGATAAGGTATTCTTCGAATTAAAAAAGAAAATAGGCGGCACCGTGGCAAAGAGGCGTGCTACTATTCCCTATGATGCTGCTATGAAATTTATAAATACAGGCATATACTCTGAAACGGATAATTACCTTGACAGACAGGTGCTGGAAGAAATAAAGGAATTTCTAAGGATAAATGATGCAAAGCCTAAGGTATTCATAAGCTATGAAAGAATTGCCTTTTTTGATAAGCAAAATAAAGACTTCAGGGTGTCCTTTGACAGAAATATTTTGACCAGAAGAGATAATTTAAATTTCACCGGCGGTAATTTCGGAAGTAAACTAATCGATGATGATGAATATATCATGGAGATAAAATTGGGTTCGAGTATACCTCTCTGGCTGTGCAGATGCCTCTCGGAAATGAAAGTTTTCAGCACTAGTTTTTCCAAATACGGGAATGAATACAAGCGATATATAAAAAAGATTGATTTTCAAGGAGTGATTTAA
- a CDS encoding MBL fold metallo-hydrolase, giving the protein MKLQLIRNATMGIEYNKHLFLTDPYFAEKLSMPTYAGKSKNPLVDLPFSTEKIMEGVEIILLSHVHSDHFDQTAQAVIPKEFPLLCQPDDETRLNGKGFLNVNPIYDKCDWKGISINRVYGRHGTGEVLEEMGPSSGYLLKAKGEPTVFWAGDTVLCDEVKSFLIENKPDIIIVHACGAEWGNHVKIVMDEYQTEELLNLLPQSIVIAVHMESVDHATVSRNRLCKYAKEKGMDKNKLLIPQDGEVIDITI; this is encoded by the coding sequence ATGAAATTGCAGTTGATAAGAAATGCCACCATGGGTATTGAATATAATAAACACTTATTTTTAACAGATCCTTATTTTGCTGAAAAACTGAGCATGCCGACTTATGCAGGAAAATCAAAAAATCCTTTGGTGGATTTGCCTTTTTCCACGGAAAAAATAATGGAAGGGGTGGAAATAATTTTACTATCACATGTTCATTCCGACCATTTTGATCAAACAGCACAAGCTGTAATTCCAAAAGAATTCCCTCTGCTATGTCAGCCCGATGATGAAACACGCCTTAATGGAAAAGGCTTTTTAAACGTAAATCCCATATATGACAAGTGTGATTGGAAGGGAATTTCAATTAATAGGGTATATGGTAGGCATGGGACAGGCGAGGTTTTAGAGGAAATGGGACCTTCGTCGGGATATCTTTTAAAAGCAAAAGGAGAACCAACAGTATTTTGGGCAGGAGATACTGTTTTGTGTGACGAGGTAAAGTCATTTTTAATTGAAAATAAACCGGATATTATAATTGTACATGCTTGTGGTGCTGAATGGGGAAATCATGTAAAAATAGTGATGGACGAATATCAGACTGAAGAGCTTTTAAATTTGCTTCCTCAAAGCATTGTTATTGCAGTACATATGGAAAGCGTTGACCATGCAACAGTATCAAGAAACCGCCTTTGTAAATACGCAAAGGAGAAGGGAATGGATAAAAATAAGCTTCTCATACCTCAAGACGGAGAAGTAATTGACATTACTATTTAG